In Candidatus Afararchaeum irisae, a genomic segment contains:
- the rpsB gene encoding 30S ribosomal protein S2: METEQEDNGETNEETKVEAEAEEETGVEDVEEEEFEETAGETEEDEEEVGGVTDSQVEDIEEGELLIPVDDYLAAGVHIGTQQKTSDMERFIHRVREDGLYVIDAKKTDDRIRTAASFLDNYEPGNILVTSSREYGQHPAEVFADATGARVRAGRFIPGTLTNPDYEGYIEPEVVVVTDPIGDSQAVKEAVTVGIPVIAMCDTNNATNNVDLVIPTNNKGRKALATVYWLLADEILGMRGAETDYTLEDFETEL, translated from the coding sequence ATGGAGACTGAACAGGAAGACAACGGAGAAACGAACGAAGAGACTAAAGTCGAAGCCGAAGCCGAGGAAGAGACTGGCGTAGAGGACGTAGAGGAAGAAGAGTTCGAGGAGACAGCCGGAGAAACAGAAGAAGACGAGGAAGAAGTCGGCGGAGTCACCGACTCACAGGTAGAGGACATTGAGGAGGGTGAGCTCCTCATACCCGTCGACGACTACCTCGCTGCTGGTGTCCACATAGGTACACAGCAGAAGACGAGCGACATGGAGAGGTTCATCCACCGTGTCAGAGAGGACGGACTCTATGTCATAGACGCGAAGAAGACCGACGACAGGATACGCACCGCGGCGAGCTTCCTCGACAACTACGAGCCGGGTAACATACTCGTGACCTCGTCACGTGAGTACGGACAGCATCCCGCCGAGGTCTTCGCAGACGCCACGGGAGCGAGGGTACGCGCGGGACGTTTCATACCCGGCACGCTCACGAACCCCGACTACGAGGGCTACATAGAGCCCGAGGTCGTCGTCGTCACAGACCCGATTGGCGACTCTCAGGCTGTCAAGGAGGCTGTCACGGTCGGTATCCCCGTCATAGCGATGTGTGATACCAACAACGCCACCAACAACGTCGACCTCGTCATACCCACCAACAACAAGGGACGTAAGGCACTCGCGACAGTCTACTGGCTACTCGCTGACGAGATACTCGGCATGAGGGGAGCCGAGACCGACTACACGCTCGAAGACTTCGAGACAGAGCTGTAG
- the mvk gene encoding mevalonate kinase — protein METSSAPGKVFLFGEHAVVYGEPAVVCAIDRRVTVAAETTDNTRDSIHADADTNLPVSEIQAEYDGDTTFLTGETDGFGYIETAIDRAREEVGSDERLEIEIESELPIGAGLGSSAAVVVATVDAVTRELGVELDPGRIAEIGHDVEKEVQGAASPADTFTSAMGGVTYVEPDEELTSLEADEFSDERLVVGYDGDSAPTGEMVEGVRRLREESDVAARVVESIGDLTREGVDAVTRGDIGETGDLMNLNHGLLEALGVGSSSLSRMVWAARDSGAEGAKITGAGGGGCVVAVPGDDPETVAAGTEIESERVFEVTVSDGVRRE, from the coding sequence ATGGAGACTTCGAGCGCGCCTGGGAAGGTCTTCCTGTTCGGCGAGCACGCCGTAGTCTACGGCGAGCCCGCTGTGGTGTGCGCCATAGACAGACGCGTGACTGTAGCCGCCGAGACGACAGACAACACGAGAGACAGTATACACGCCGACGCCGACACGAACCTTCCTGTGTCGGAGATACAGGCGGAGTACGACGGAGACACGACTTTTCTGACCGGAGAGACTGACGGCTTCGGATACATAGAGACAGCTATAGACAGAGCACGCGAGGAGGTCGGCTCCGACGAGAGACTCGAAATCGAGATAGAGTCGGAGCTTCCGATAGGCGCAGGATTAGGGTCGAGTGCCGCAGTCGTAGTAGCTACCGTAGACGCCGTGACGCGCGAACTCGGTGTCGAACTCGATCCCGGGAGGATAGCCGAGATAGGACACGATGTCGAGAAAGAGGTACAGGGCGCGGCTTCCCCCGCCGACACCTTCACGAGTGCGATGGGAGGTGTGACTTATGTCGAGCCCGACGAGGAGCTCACGAGTCTCGAAGCCGATGAGTTCTCCGACGAACGTCTCGTCGTGGGCTATGACGGAGACAGCGCGCCGACAGGGGAGATGGTAGAGGGCGTCAGACGTCTCAGGGAGGAGAGTGACGTCGCCGCGAGAGTAGTCGAGAGCATAGGCGACCTCACGCGCGAGGGTGTCGACGCTGTAACGAGAGGCGACATCGGAGAGACGGGCGACCTCATGAACCTCAACCACGGCCTCCTAGAGGCACTCGGGGTCGGAAGCTCGTCGCTTTCGAGGATGGTCTGGGCAGCGCGTGACTCGGGAGCCGAGGGAGCGAAGATCACGGGTGCGGGTGGAGGAGGCTGTGTAGTCGCAGTACCCGGAGACGATCCCGAGACTGTGGCTGCAGGC